The following DNA comes from Ferrimicrobium sp..
GACAAAGGGCATGCGAGAGAGGCGTGCTGCCTGATCGATGGTAGCATCCTCGATCTCTCCCCAGACGAGTACCTTGTCGTGCATTCTTGGCATGGCCTAGCCCCTTCCGAATAGCATTATCAGTGTAATCGTCGTGAACTACTGCCGCTATCGATCCGAGGAGCAGTCTGAATCATCGAGTGTTACGACGACAGCACGTCTCTGTGAACACCCATCACGATCGAGCACCAGCAAAGAAAACAATGGGCACCGTGTCGTACCATGGAGCGCACTTCTGCTACGAAATGACACGACTGATTCACTCCACCATCTCTCTGCTGGCGCTCAGTCCTCGCAAACCCGTGGAACTCTAGCCGCCAGACACCGGGGGCAACACAACGACCTCACCGGTTATAGGCATGGCGCTCTCTGGGTCGAGGACCACGGAGCCGTGAGCCAGGCGACAGTACGGGAGGAGCGCCTTCATCTCTTCGCCACAGCGTTCGCCAAGCTGCTCCACAAAGTGCGAGACGGTACCAGGATCGGCCTCAATCTCGATCGTATCGGCACCAGCGACTGCCTTGGCGTTCCCAAAAAATCTAACGATCACGATCCCTCGGATCCAGTAGTTGTGCAATCTCCGTCGTCAGGAGATCGAATGACTGATGGA
Coding sequences within:
- a CDS encoding MoaD/ThiS family protein, with product MIVRFFGNAKAVAGADTIEIEADPGTVSHFVEQLGERCGEEMKALLPYCRLAHGSVVLDPESAMPITGEVVVLPPVSGG